The Actinopolyspora erythraea genome has a segment encoding these proteins:
- a CDS encoding NADPH-dependent FMN reductase — protein sequence MAVTVVGIGGSVRADSQSERALHAVLAGARDSGAKVHAVTGDELVMPFFDTAVTERTSNARELVRALREADGVVLASPGYHGTVSGLVKNALDYAEDLREDERPYLQGRAVGCVGIAYGWQATVTTLQALRSVAHALRGWPTPLGAAVNSAETRLGPGGECSDAKVAATLHTIGRQVTEFALGH from the coding sequence ATGGCGGTGACCGTAGTGGGGATCGGTGGTTCGGTACGGGCCGACTCGCAATCCGAACGTGCCCTGCACGCGGTGCTGGCCGGTGCCAGGGACAGCGGCGCCAAGGTGCATGCCGTGACCGGTGACGAACTGGTGATGCCCTTCTTCGACACGGCCGTGACCGAGCGCACGTCCAACGCCAGGGAGCTGGTGCGGGCCCTCCGCGAGGCGGACGGGGTCGTGCTCGCCTCCCCCGGTTATCACGGCACCGTTTCCGGCCTGGTCAAGAACGCCCTGGACTACGCGGAGGACCTCCGCGAGGATGAGCGCCCCTACCTGCAGGGCCGGGCGGTCGGCTGCGTGGGCATCGCCTACGGCTGGCAGGCGACCGTGACCACGCTGCAGGCGCTGCGCTCGGTGGCGCACGCGCTGCGCGGGTGGCCGACACCGCTGGGAGCCGCCGTGAACTCGGCGGAGACACGGCTTGGGCCGGGTGGCGAGTGCTCCGACGCCAAGGTCGCCGCCACGCTGCACACCATCGGCAGGCAGGTCACGGAGTTCGCCCTCGGCCACTGA
- a CDS encoding Dps family protein → MAEKGPITSPLADAERDITAKSLQATLVDLVDLHLVAKQAHWNVVGSDFRSVHLHLDELVSSAREFADSVAERAAAIGVPPDARAGTVAESSGVPEFESGWRQDRDVIEAIVEILGKLIRRLRARIDETDKTDLVTQDLLISVAAKLEEAHWMWQAKLSGS, encoded by the coding sequence ATGGCCGAGAAGGGTCCGATCACCAGTCCGTTGGCCGATGCCGAACGCGATATCACCGCGAAGTCCCTGCAGGCCACCCTGGTTGACCTCGTCGACCTGCACCTGGTCGCCAAGCAGGCGCATTGGAACGTGGTGGGCAGCGATTTCCGCAGCGTCCACCTGCACTTGGACGAGCTGGTCAGCAGCGCCAGGGAGTTCGCCGACAGCGTCGCCGAGCGCGCGGCCGCGATCGGCGTCCCGCCGGACGCCCGGGCGGGCACCGTCGCCGAGAGCTCGGGCGTGCCCGAGTTCGAGTCGGGCTGGCGGCAGGACCGCGACGTGATCGAGGCGATCGTCGAGATCCTGGGCAAGCTGATCAGGCGGTTGCGCGCGCGGATCGACGAGACCGACAAGACCGACCTGGTCACGCAGGATCTGTTGATCTCGGTCGCCGCCAAGCTGGAAGAGGCGCACTGGATGTGGCAGGCCAAGCTCTCGGGAAGCTGA
- a CDS encoding DUF1059 domain-containing protein: MVRKIADCRETPSVMNCTLTITGEEHEVVRAAAEHAVSVHGHEDTEQLREMIRHSLKDERSSTATG, from the coding sequence ATGGTGCGCAAGATCGCTGACTGCAGGGAAACCCCCAGCGTCATGAACTGCACTCTGACCATCACCGGTGAGGAGCACGAGGTGGTGCGGGCCGCGGCCGAACACGCGGTCTCGGTGCACGGCCACGAGGACACCGAACAACTCCGCGAGATGATCCGTCACTCGCTGAAGGACGAGCGGAGCTCGACCGCGACCGGTTGA
- a CDS encoding ATP-binding cassette domain-containing protein, translated as MHDVSWTFGEGVNGLLGPNGAGKTTLLSLLTTVSIPSEGRIRLNGNDLSTARGRKEARKLLGYVPQRFSLASEMRTRDTVAYAGWINGLPDAECLPAAERALEAVSMSEHARLRVRKLSGGQRQRLGLAAALVHDPSVLVLDEPTVGLDPGQRLRLRELLGELGEQRTVLLSSHLLEDIAQLCGTVAVLAEGRLAFAGSNDEFHGLLEANAPDSTSSALGSPFERAYDALVNSLGVSG; from the coding sequence TTGCACGACGTCTCGTGGACCTTCGGTGAAGGGGTGAACGGCCTGCTGGGTCCGAACGGTGCCGGCAAAACGACTCTGCTGTCACTGCTCACCACCGTTTCCATCCCCTCCGAGGGACGAATACGACTGAACGGGAACGATCTGAGTACCGCGCGGGGGCGCAAGGAAGCGCGGAAACTGCTGGGGTACGTCCCACAACGGTTCTCGCTGGCCTCCGAGATGCGGACCCGTGACACGGTCGCCTACGCGGGGTGGATCAACGGTCTGCCCGACGCGGAATGCTTACCAGCTGCCGAACGTGCTCTCGAGGCGGTATCGATGTCCGAACATGCGCGACTGCGGGTACGGAAGCTCTCCGGCGGCCAACGACAACGCCTCGGTCTCGCGGCCGCGTTGGTGCACGATCCATCGGTTCTCGTGCTGGACGAACCCACAGTGGGCCTGGATCCGGGGCAACGACTACGCCTGCGGGAGCTGCTCGGTGAACTCGGTGAGCAGCGAACCGTCCTGTTGTCCAGCCATCTGCTCGAGGACATCGCGCAACTGTGCGGAACCGTCGCCGTTCTCGCCGAGGGGCGCCTCGCCTTCGCGGGCAGTAACGATGAGTTCCACGGCCTGCTGGAGGCCAATGCCCCGGACTCGACCTCGTCAGCACTGGGTTCTCCGTTCGAACGCGCCTACGACGCGCTGGTGAACAGCCTGGGGGTGTCCGGATGA